In uncultured Bacteroides sp., one genomic interval encodes:
- a CDS encoding aminopeptidase P family protein, which produces MKKNIFSRIDSLRKLLSENNLSAFIIPSTDPHLSEYVASHWKSREWISGFTGSAGTVVVTLDKAGLWTDSRYFLQAAEQLENSGITLFKDGLPETPSITEWLSSELKDGESLGIDGKMFSVIDVEDMKNTFSKRNISVDTSLDPLDLIWEDRPAMPQDPAFIYETRYAGVASLDKIVQVREKMENAGVESLLVSTLDEIAWTLNLRGNDVKCNPVVISYLLITKDHCYFFIAPEKLTDEVKEYLLSQKVMIKNYSEINSVLSQLNASTLLINPARTNFDAFSAVNPLCKIVRGNSPIALLKAVRNEQEIIGIHAAMIRDGVALVKFLHWLETAVPAGNETELSIDEKLHEFRAAQDLYMGESFDTIAGYKEHGAIVHYSATPQSSSRLKPEGFLLLDSGAQYLDGTTDITRTIALGHLTEEEMIDYTLVLKGHIAIATCKFPYGTRGAQIDVLARLALWQRGMNYLHGTGHGVGHFLSVHEGPQSIRLNEVPVLLLPGMLTSNEPGIYKSGRHGIRIENLTLVRRDVETEFGEFYRFETVTLCPICTEGIIKSLLSDAEINWLNDYHQLVYDRLSPYLSEEESLWLRTKTIAI; this is translated from the coding sequence ATGAAAAAGAACATATTTAGTCGTATTGATTCTTTACGGAAATTGCTTTCTGAAAACAACCTTTCTGCATTTATCATTCCAAGTACAGATCCTCATCTTAGTGAATATGTTGCTTCTCATTGGAAATCCCGTGAATGGATTTCTGGCTTTACCGGTTCGGCTGGTACTGTTGTTGTAACACTAGATAAAGCCGGCCTTTGGACTGATTCTCGTTATTTTCTTCAAGCGGCAGAGCAGTTGGAAAATTCTGGCATTACTCTTTTCAAGGACGGTTTACCAGAGACTCCATCTATTACAGAGTGGCTCTCTAGCGAACTTAAAGATGGTGAATCTTTGGGAATTGATGGAAAGATGTTTTCTGTTATAGATGTTGAAGATATGAAGAATACTTTTTCGAAGAGAAATATATCAGTCGATACATCTTTAGATCCGTTAGATTTAATTTGGGAAGACAGACCAGCTATGCCTCAGGATCCAGCTTTTATTTATGAAACAAGATATGCTGGAGTAGCAAGTTTGGATAAGATTGTTCAAGTTCGCGAGAAAATGGAAAATGCAGGTGTTGAAAGCTTACTTGTATCAACACTTGATGAAATTGCATGGACGTTAAACCTCAGAGGTAATGATGTGAAATGTAATCCTGTTGTTATTAGCTATTTGCTTATTACAAAAGATCATTGCTACTTCTTTATTGCTCCAGAGAAACTTACAGATGAAGTGAAGGAATATCTTCTCTCTCAAAAAGTAATGATCAAGAATTATAGTGAAATTAATTCTGTTTTATCGCAACTTAATGCATCAACCTTATTAATTAATCCAGCAAGAACAAACTTTGATGCATTCTCGGCTGTTAATCCTTTATGTAAAATTGTTCGCGGAAATTCTCCTATAGCTCTATTGAAGGCTGTAAGGAATGAACAGGAAATTATTGGGATACATGCAGCAATGATTCGTGATGGAGTAGCACTGGTAAAATTCCTTCATTGGCTTGAAACAGCTGTCCCTGCAGGGAACGAAACAGAATTAAGTATAGATGAAAAACTCCATGAATTCCGTGCTGCTCAGGATTTGTATATGGGAGAAAGTTTTGATACTATTGCAGGATATAAGGAACATGGAGCAATTGTTCACTATTCTGCTACACCCCAGAGCTCATCTAGATTAAAGCCTGAAGGCTTTTTATTGCTTGATTCGGGTGCACAATATTTAGATGGAACAACTGATATAACACGGACAATTGCTTTGGGACATCTCACTGAAGAAGAAATGATTGATTATACTTTGGTGCTGAAAGGTCACATAGCTATTGCTACATGTAAATTTCCATACGGAACACGTGGCGCGCAAATTGATGTTCTAGCTCGTCTTGCTTTATGGCAGAGAGGAATGAACTATTTGCATGGCACTGGTCATGGTGTTGGACATTTCTTAAGTGTTCACGAAGGACCACAAAGTATTCGTTTGAATGAGGTGCCAGTTTTATTATTACCTGGAATGTTGACTTCAAATGAGCCGGGTATATATAAGAGTGGCCGTCATGGTATTCGCATAGAAAATTTAACTTTGGTTCGTAGAGATGTTGAGACTGAGTTTGGCGAATTTTATCGTTTTGAGACAGTGACGCTATGTCCTATTTGTACAGAGGGGATAATAAAATCTCTACTTTCTGATGCTGAAATTAATTGGTTAAATGATTATCATCAGTTAGTTTATGATAGACTTAGCCCTTATCTTTCTGAAGAGGAATCTTTGTGGTTGAGAACTAAAACTATAGCGATTTAA
- the raiA gene encoding ribosome-associated translation inhibitor RaiA, with the protein MEIRIQSIHFDASEQLQSFIQKKVTKLERLYDDIKVVEVSLKVVKPESVKNKEAGIKIIIPNNEFYASKVNDTFEESIDEGLDALSKQLLKHKEKQQNK; encoded by the coding sequence ATGGAAATTAGAATTCAATCTATTCACTTTGATGCTTCAGAGCAATTACAATCTTTCATCCAAAAGAAAGTAACAAAGTTAGAGAGACTTTATGATGATATAAAAGTAGTGGAGGTGTCATTAAAGGTTGTTAAGCCTGAATCAGTAAAGAACAAAGAAGCCGGAATAAAGATAATTATACCAAACAACGAGTTCTATGCAAGCAAAGTAAACGATACATTTGAAGAGTCTATCGATGAAGGATTAGACGCACTATCAAAACAATTGTTGAAACACAAGGAAAAACAACAGAACAAATAA
- the rplK gene encoding 50S ribosomal protein L11 has product MAKEVAGLIKLQIKGGAANPSPPVGPALGSKGINIMEFCKQFNARTQDKAGKILPVVITYYADKSFDFVIKTPPVAIQLLEIAKLKSGSAEPNRKKVAEITWEQVRAIAQDKMVDLNCFTVEAAMTMVAGTARSMGITVKGEFPGNN; this is encoded by the coding sequence ATGGCTAAAGAAGTTGCTGGACTAATCAAATTACAGATTAAAGGAGGCGCTGCAAATCCATCTCCTCCCGTAGGACCTGCTCTAGGTTCTAAAGGGATCAATATTATGGAATTCTGCAAGCAATTCAATGCCAGGACCCAAGACAAAGCAGGTAAAATATTACCTGTCGTTATTACTTATTACGCAGACAAGTCTTTTGATTTTGTAATCAAGACTCCGCCTGTTGCTATCCAATTATTGGAAATAGCTAAGCTTAAGAGCGGTTCTGCTGAGCCAAATCGTAAAAAAGTTGCCGAGATTACTTGGGAACAAGTACGTGCTATTGCTCAGGACAAAATGGTTGACTTAAACTGTTTCACTGTGGAAGCTGCCATGACAATGGTTGCTGGTACAGCTAGAAGTATGGGTATCACTGTAAAAGGGGAATTCCCGGGTAATAATTAA
- a CDS encoding tyrosine-type recombinase/integrase yields MLIDPFLNFLQYEKNYSEKTINSYRVDLIQLEENIKNNSEELTLTEVDADIIRQWIIDLTKKGYTASSVNRKLSSLRSFYKFLLLKQEIVKDPTRKINGPKKKKPLPIFLKEKEINKILEETDFKEGFIGIRDQMIIEMFYATGIRLSELIGLNNKDINFEDSLIKVKGKRNKERLIPFGDELKESMLNYISVRDETITVKSEAFFIKENGERLYNALVDRLVKRQLSKVVTLKKKSPHVLRHTFATAMLNNEANLNAIKEILGHASLAATEVYTHTTFEELKNIYKLAHPRA; encoded by the coding sequence ATGCTGATTGACCCTTTTCTAAATTTTCTTCAATATGAGAAGAACTACTCAGAAAAAACTATTAACAGTTACAGAGTAGATTTAATACAACTTGAAGAAAATATAAAAAACAATAGCGAGGAGTTAACATTAACTGAAGTTGATGCTGACATTATCCGTCAGTGGATCATTGATCTGACAAAAAAAGGATATACAGCTTCATCAGTGAACCGAAAGTTGAGTTCATTAAGATCTTTTTATAAGTTTCTTTTATTAAAACAGGAGATAGTCAAGGATCCAACAAGAAAAATAAATGGGCCCAAAAAGAAAAAACCACTCCCTATATTCTTAAAAGAGAAAGAAATAAACAAGATTCTTGAAGAAACCGATTTCAAAGAAGGATTTATTGGCATTAGAGACCAAATGATTATTGAGATGTTTTACGCCACAGGCATTAGACTCTCAGAATTAATAGGACTAAATAATAAAGATATAAACTTTGAAGATTCACTCATTAAAGTTAAGGGAAAGAGAAACAAAGAAAGACTAATTCCATTCGGAGACGAACTGAAAGAGTCTATGCTAAATTACATCAGCGTACGAGACGAGACTATAACAGTAAAATCGGAAGCCTTCTTTATAAAAGAGAACGGAGAACGACTTTATAATGCATTAGTTGACAGGTTAGTAAAACGACAATTATCAAAGGTTGTAACGCTAAAAAAGAAAAGTCCGCATGTATTAAGACATACATTTGCTACAGCAATGTTAAACAACGAAGCAAATCTTAATGCAATAAAGGAAATTCTTGGACACGCAAGCCTTGCGGCAACGGAAGTTTACACGCATACAACATTTGAGGAGTTAAAGAACATCTATAAACTAGCTCATCCTAGAGCATAA
- the rplA gene encoding 50S ribosomal protein L1 yields the protein MGKLTKNQKLAAAKIEAGKAYSLKEASALVKEISTTKFDASLDIDVRLGVDPRKANQMVRGVVSLPHGTGKEIKVLVLCTPDAEAAAKEAGADYVGLDEYIEKIKSGWTDIDVIITMPSIMGKIGALGRVLGPRGLMPNPKSGTVTMDVAKAVKEVKQGKIDFKVDKSGIVHTSIGKVSFDSDKIRENAKEFISTLLKLKPTAAKGTYIKSIYLSSTMSLGIKIDPKSVEEI from the coding sequence ATGGGAAAACTGACAAAAAATCAAAAGTTGGCTGCCGCTAAAATTGAAGCAGGGAAAGCATACTCACTAAAAGAAGCATCAGCATTAGTAAAGGAAATAAGTACTACTAAATTTGACGCTTCATTAGATATTGATGTACGATTAGGTGTAGATCCACGTAAAGCTAACCAAATGGTAAGAGGCGTTGTTTCTCTTCCTCACGGAACTGGTAAAGAAATAAAAGTCTTGGTTCTTTGTACACCTGATGCTGAAGCTGCTGCAAAAGAGGCCGGAGCTGATTATGTAGGTCTTGATGAATATATTGAAAAGATCAAAAGTGGATGGACAGACATTGATGTAATTATCACAATGCCATCTATCATGGGTAAAATTGGTGCTTTAGGTCGTGTTCTAGGCCCACGTGGGTTAATGCCTAACCCTAAGAGTGGTACTGTAACTATGGATGTTGCTAAAGCTGTCAAAGAAGTTAAACAAGGAAAGATCGACTTCAAAGTTGATAAAAGTGGTATTGTTCACACTTCAATTGGTAAAGTTTCATTTGATTCAGATAAAATTCGTGAAAATGCAAAAGAATTTATCTCAACTCTTCTTAAACTAAAGCCAACAGCTGCTAAAGGCACATATATAAAGAGTATTTATCTTTCTAGTACAATGAGCTTGGGTATTAAAATTGACCCAAAATCAGTTGAGGAAATCTAA
- the gltX gene encoding glutamate--tRNA ligase, with protein sequence MTERKVRVRFAPSPTGALHIGGVRTALYNYLFARQHGGEMIFRIEDTDSQRFVPGAEEYIIEAFKWLGVEFDEGVSFGGNYGPYRQSERKEIYKKYVKILLDSQKAYIAFDTPEELDAKRAEIKNFQYDASTRLSMRNSLTLSEEDVKSLIDSGEKYVVRIKIEPNEDVHVQDIIRGEVIINSSILDDKVLYKSADELPTYHLANIVDDHLMDISHVIRGEEWLPSAPLHVLLYRAFGWEETMPQFAHLPLLLKPDGNGKLSKRDGDRLGFPVFPLEWKDPKTGEISSGYREAGYLPEAVINFLALLGWNPGNDQEIMSMDVLIQLFDLHRCSKAGAKFDYEKGKWFNHQYIQLKSNEEIAKLFIPYLKEQGVEATFEKVVTVVGLMKERVSFVKELWDVCKFFFVAPTEYDEKTVKKRWKEDSPAQITELMHVIEAIDDFSLENQEKIVMEWIESKGYHLGNIMNAFRLTLVGEGKGPHMFDISAVLGKEETIARMKRAIEVIKK encoded by the coding sequence ATGACAGAAAGAAAAGTAAGAGTTCGTTTTGCTCCAAGTCCCACAGGAGCATTACATATTGGCGGTGTGCGTACTGCATTATATAACTATTTATTTGCTCGTCAGCACGGTGGTGAGATGATTTTCCGTATAGAAGATACGGATTCTCAACGCTTTGTCCCAGGAGCAGAAGAATACATTATCGAAGCTTTCAAATGGTTAGGCGTTGAGTTTGATGAAGGTGTAAGTTTCGGAGGAAATTATGGACCTTACCGTCAATCAGAACGCAAAGAAATATACAAGAAGTATGTTAAAATTTTATTGGATAGCCAAAAAGCATACATAGCCTTTGATACTCCTGAAGAATTAGATGCTAAACGTGCTGAAATAAAAAACTTCCAATACGATGCTTCTACACGATTAAGCATGCGCAACTCTTTGACACTTTCTGAAGAAGATGTTAAAAGCCTTATTGACTCGGGAGAAAAGTATGTAGTTAGAATAAAAATCGAGCCAAACGAAGACGTTCATGTACAAGATATAATCCGTGGAGAAGTAATTATCAACTCTTCTATCCTGGATGATAAGGTTTTATATAAATCAGCAGATGAATTACCCACATATCATCTTGCAAATATCGTAGACGATCATTTAATGGATATATCTCATGTAATCCGCGGTGAAGAATGGTTGCCGTCTGCACCATTACATGTACTTCTTTACCGTGCATTTGGATGGGAAGAAACAATGCCGCAGTTCGCACATCTTCCTCTTTTACTGAAACCTGACGGAAATGGCAAACTTAGTAAACGAGATGGTGACCGACTGGGATTTCCTGTGTTCCCATTAGAATGGAAAGATCCTAAAACGGGAGAAATTTCTTCTGGATACAGAGAAGCAGGTTATCTGCCTGAGGCTGTAATCAACTTCCTCGCATTATTAGGATGGAATCCGGGAAATGACCAGGAGATTATGAGTATGGATGTACTGATTCAGCTTTTTGATCTACACAGATGTAGTAAAGCCGGTGCAAAATTCGATTACGAAAAAGGCAAATGGTTTAATCATCAATATATTCAACTTAAGTCAAATGAAGAAATAGCCAAATTATTCATTCCATATTTAAAAGAACAAGGCGTAGAAGCTACTTTTGAAAAAGTTGTTACTGTTGTAGGACTTATGAAAGAACGGGTTAGCTTTGTAAAAGAACTTTGGGATGTTTGCAAATTCTTCTTTGTTGCTCCGACAGAATACGATGAAAAGACTGTAAAGAAACGCTGGAAAGAAGATTCTCCCGCACAGATAACTGAGCTTATGCACGTAATTGAAGCCATTGACGATTTTTCTTTGGAGAACCAGGAAAAAATTGTAATGGAATGGATTGAGAGCAAAGGATATCATTTAGGAAATATCATGAATGCTTTCCGTCTTACACTTGTTGGAGAAGGGAAAGGGCCTCACATGTTTGACATCTCTGCTGTATTAGGCAAAGAAGAAACAATTGCCCGAATGAAAAGAGCAATAGAGGTTATAAAGAAGTAA
- the rplJ gene encoding 50S ribosomal protein L10: protein MRKEDKNTVIEQIAATTKEYSHFYLVDTTAMNAASTSALRRKCFESDIKLLVVKNTLLQKALDSLEVDYSPLYGSLKGSTTVMFCNTGNGPAKLIKSVAKDGIPGLKAAYVEESFYVGADQLEALISIKSKNEVIADVIALLQSPAKNVISSLQSGGNTLHGVLKTLGER, encoded by the coding sequence ATGAGAAAGGAAGATAAAAATACAGTAATTGAACAAATTGCTGCAACTACAAAAGAATATTCTCACTTCTATCTTGTAGATACAACTGCTATGAATGCAGCTTCTACAAGTGCATTAAGAAGAAAATGTTTTGAATCTGACATAAAACTACTTGTCGTTAAAAACACTTTACTTCAAAAAGCATTAGATAGCTTAGAAGTAGATTATTCTCCTTTGTACGGATCACTAAAAGGATCTACCACTGTTATGTTTTGTAATACTGGTAATGGTCCTGCAAAGTTGATCAAAAGTGTAGCTAAAGACGGTATACCTGGTCTTAAAGCTGCATACGTAGAAGAAAGTTTCTATGTAGGTGCAGACCAGCTAGAAGCTCTAATTAGTATCAAGAGTAAGAATGAAGTTATTGCTGACGTTATTGCTTTGCTGCAATCTCCAGCCAAGAATGTTATTTCTTCTCTTCAATCAGGTGGAAACACCCTTCACGGAGTGCTAAAAACTCTTGGTGAAAGATAA
- the nusG gene encoding transcription termination/antitermination protein NusG: MSEIEKKWYVLRAISGKESKVKEYLEADIKNSNLGDYVSQVLIPTEKVYQVRNGKKVVKERNYLPGYVLVEAALVGEVSHHLRNTPNVIGFLGGSENPTPLRQSEVNRILGTVDELQETGEELNIPYIVGETVKVAFGPFSGFSGTIEEVNNEKKKLKVMVKIFGRKTPLELGFMQVEKE; encoded by the coding sequence ATGTCTGAGATTGAAAAGAAATGGTATGTTCTGCGTGCCATTAGCGGTAAAGAAAGCAAGGTAAAAGAATATCTTGAAGCTGATATAAAAAACAGCAACCTTGGTGATTATGTATCTCAGGTATTGATTCCTACTGAAAAGGTATATCAGGTTCGCAACGGGAAAAAAGTTGTGAAAGAAAGAAATTATCTTCCTGGTTACGTTCTAGTGGAGGCTGCTCTTGTTGGTGAGGTATCTCATCATTTAAGAAATACCCCTAATGTGATAGGTTTTTTAGGTGGTTCGGAAAATCCAACCCCCCTAAGACAGTCAGAAGTGAATCGTATACTTGGTACAGTAGATGAACTACAAGAAACGGGAGAAGAACTAAATATCCCATATATAGTAGGAGAAACTGTAAAAGTAGCTTTTGGTCCATTCAGCGGATTCAGTGGAACCATTGAAGAAGTGAACAACGAAAAGAAGAAATTAAAGGTTATGGTAAAGATATTCGGGCGAAAAACTCCGCTTGAATTAGGCTTTATGCAAGTAGAAAAGGAATAG
- the tuf gene encoding elongation factor Tu has protein sequence MAKEKFERTKPHVNIGTIGHVDHGKTTLTAAITMVLAKKGLSELRSFDSIDNAPEEKERGITINTSHVEYQTANRHYAHVDCPGHADYVKNMVTGAAQMDGAIIVVAATDGPMPQTREHILLARQVNVPKLVVFMNKCDMVEDEEMLELVEMEMRELLSFYEFDGDNTPIIRGSALGALNGVEKWEDKVMELMDAVDTWIPLPPRDVDKPFLMPVEDVFSITGRGTVATGRIEAGIIKTGEEVQIIGLGAEGKKSVVTGVEMFRKILDEGQAGDNVGLLLRGIEKEAIKRGMVICHPGKITPHTTFKAEVYILKKEEGGRHTPFHNKYRPQFYLRTLDCTGEITLPEGTDMVMPGDNVTINVELIYPVALNLGLRFAIREGGRTVGAGQITEICD, from the coding sequence ATGGCTAAAGAGAAATTTGAACGTACCAAACCGCACGTTAACATTGGTACTATTGGTCACGTAGACCACGGTAAAACGACTTTAACTGCTGCTATCACAATGGTATTAGCAAAAAAAGGTCTTTCTGAATTGCGTTCATTCGATTCTATCGACAACGCTCCTGAAGAAAAAGAAAGAGGTATTACTATTAATACTTCACACGTTGAGTATCAAACAGCTAACCGTCACTACGCACACGTTGACTGTCCAGGACACGCCGACTACGTAAAGAACATGGTAACTGGTGCTGCTCAAATGGATGGTGCTATCATTGTAGTAGCTGCAACTGATGGTCCTATGCCTCAAACTCGTGAACACATCCTATTAGCTCGTCAGGTAAACGTTCCTAAATTGGTTGTTTTCATGAACAAATGCGATATGGTTGAAGACGAGGAAATGTTAGAACTTGTTGAAATGGAAATGAGAGAACTTCTTTCATTCTATGAATTCGACGGTGATAATACTCCAATCATCCGTGGTTCTGCCCTAGGTGCACTTAACGGTGTAGAAAAATGGGAAGACAAAGTTATGGAATTAATGGATGCTGTTGATACATGGATTCCACTTCCTCCACGTGATGTTGATAAACCATTCTTGATGCCAGTTGAAGACGTATTCTCTATCACAGGTCGTGGTACTGTTGCTACTGGTCGTATCGAAGCAGGTATTATCAAAACAGGTGAAGAAGTTCAAATCATCGGTCTTGGTGCTGAAGGAAAGAAATCAGTTGTAACTGGTGTTGAAATGTTCCGTAAGATTCTTGATGAAGGTCAAGCTGGAGATAATGTAGGTCTTCTACTTCGTGGTATTGAAAAAGAAGCGATCAAACGTGGTATGGTAATCTGCCATCCAGGAAAAATCACTCCTCACACAACTTTCAAAGCTGAGGTTTATATCCTTAAGAAAGAAGAAGGTGGTCGTCACACTCCATTCCACAACAAATATCGTCCTCAATTCTACCTACGTACATTAGACTGTACAGGTGAAATCACTCTTCCAGAAGGAACAGACATGGTTATGCCAGGTGATAATGTTACAATCAATGTAGAATTGATTTACCCAGTAGCTCTTAACTTAGGTCTTCGTTTCGCTATCCGTGAAGGTGGACGTACAGTAGGTGCTGGTCAGATTACAGAAATCTGTGATTAA
- the rplL gene encoding 50S ribosomal protein L7/L12: MADLKAFAEQLVNLTVKEVNELATILKDEYGIEPAAAAVAVAAGPAAGAAAAEEKTSFDVVLKSAGSAKLQVVKAVKEQCGLGLKEAKDLVDGAPSVVKEGVAKADAETLKKALEEAGAEVELK, from the coding sequence ATGGCAGATTTGAAAGCTTTTGCAGAACAATTAGTTAACTTAACAGTAAAAGAAGTTAATGAACTTGCTACTATCCTTAAAGATGAATATGGTATTGAACCTGCTGCTGCAGCTGTTGCTGTTGCTGCTGGTCCTGCTGCAGGTGCAGCAGCTGCTGAAGAAAAAACTTCTTTTGATGTAGTATTGAAAAGTGCAGGTAGCGCAAAATTACAAGTTGTTAAAGCAGTAAAAGAACAATGTGGTCTTGGCTTGAAAGAAGCTAAAGATTTAGTTGATGGCGCTCCTAGCGTAGTTAAAGAAGGTGTTGCTAAAGCTGATGCTGAAACATTGAAAAAAGCATTGGAAGAAGCTGGAGCTGAAGTTGAACTTAAATAA
- the rpsU gene encoding 30S ribosomal protein S21, protein MIVVPVKEGENIEKALKKFKRKFEKTGVVKELRSRQQFDKPSVTKRFKKERAVYVQKLQQVEE, encoded by the coding sequence ATGATAGTAGTACCTGTAAAAGAAGGCGAAAACATCGAAAAAGCGCTGAAGAAATTCAAAAGAAAGTTCGAAAAAACCGGAGTAGTTAAAGAATTAAGAAGCAGACAACAGTTTGACAAACCATCTGTAACTAAAAGGTTTAAGAAAGAACGCGCTGTTTATGTTCAAAAACTTCAGCAAGTAGAAGAATAA
- a CDS encoding glycosyltransferase N-terminal domain-containing protein: MFYNFGIYIYSLLIHLLAPFSRKPRKMMKGHWIVYELLRQQKEDGAKYIWFHAASLGEFEQGRPLIEKIKERYPEYKILLTFFSPSGYEVRKNYREADIVCYLPLDKPRNVNKFLDIIQPCMAFFIKYEFWKNYLDELHKRNIPVYSISSIFRKEQIFFKWYGGTYRKVLANFDQLFVQNETSKRFLSKIGINKVTVVGDTRFDRVLEIRQEAKDLPLVEAFKGNSMTIVAGSSWQPDEDLFIEYFNTHPDIKLIIAPHVIDENHLVEIISKLKRPYVRYSKANEQNVRNADCLIIDGFGLLSSIYRYGEIAYVGGGFGVGIHNILEAAVYGIPVIFGPKFQKFMEAKQLLEENGAFSIKNYEELSQLLDKMMTDTEYLKEVGGNADNYVRENLGASEKILDQIKF; encoded by the coding sequence ATGTTTTATAATTTTGGAATTTATATATACTCGCTATTAATTCATCTGCTTGCACCTTTCAGCAGAAAGCCACGCAAGATGATGAAAGGGCATTGGATAGTATACGAACTTCTACGTCAGCAAAAAGAAGATGGTGCAAAATATATTTGGTTTCATGCAGCATCTTTAGGTGAGTTTGAACAAGGACGTCCACTCATTGAGAAAATAAAAGAAAGATATCCTGAATATAAGATATTGCTTACTTTCTTTTCTCCATCAGGATATGAAGTGCGTAAAAATTACAGAGAAGCAGACATTGTTTGCTACCTTCCGCTTGATAAGCCTCGTAATGTAAATAAGTTCTTAGACATTATACAGCCTTGCATGGCTTTCTTTATTAAATATGAATTCTGGAAAAACTATCTGGATGAGTTACACAAAAGGAATATTCCTGTTTACAGTATTTCATCCATTTTCCGAAAAGAACAGATCTTTTTTAAATGGTATGGAGGGACATACAGAAAGGTTTTAGCTAATTTTGATCAGTTATTTGTTCAAAATGAAACATCAAAACGCTTCCTTTCCAAGATTGGTATTAATAAGGTTACTGTAGTTGGCGACACTCGTTTCGACCGTGTTCTTGAAATTCGTCAGGAAGCAAAGGATCTGCCTTTAGTAGAAGCATTCAAAGGCAATTCAATGACAATTGTAGCTGGAAGTTCATGGCAACCGGATGAAGATCTCTTTATTGAATACTTCAATACACATCCTGATATCAAACTAATTATTGCACCTCATGTAATTGATGAAAATCATTTAGTTGAGATAATCAGTAAGCTAAAGCGTCCATATGTTCGCTATTCTAAAGCAAATGAACAAAATGTTAGAAATGCAGACTGCCTGATTATTGATGGATTTGGACTATTATCTTCCATCTACAGATACGGAGAAATAGCTTACGTTGGCGGAGGATTCGGAGTGGGTATTCACAATATACTTGAAGCTGCCGTATATGGTATTCCTGTTATTTTTGGTCCTAAGTTCCAAAAATTCATGGAAGCCAAACAGCTTTTAGAAGAAAACGGAGCATTCTCCATAAAGAATTACGAAGAGCTAAGTCAATTACTGGACAAAATGATGACAGACACAGAATATCTGAAGGAAGTAGGTGGAAATGCAGACAACTATGTGAGAGAAAACTTAGGGGCCAGTGAAAAAATTCTGGACCAGATTAAATTCTAG
- the secE gene encoding preprotein translocase subunit SecE: MKKLVEKVVSYLKETYDELVHKVSWPTYSELTNSAVVVLYASLLIAVVVFVMDSCFQTLMEDIIYPH; encoded by the coding sequence ATGAAAAAATTAGTAGAAAAAGTAGTATCTTACTTAAAAGAAACTTACGACGAACTTGTACATAAAGTATCGTGGCCTACGTATTCTGAATTGACTAACAGTGCAGTGGTTGTTTTATATGCTTCCCTACTCATTGCAGTGGTAGTTTTCGTTATGGACTCTTGCTTCCAGACTCTTATGGAAGATATCATTTATCCACATTAA
- a CDS encoding gamma carbonic anhydrase family protein: MALIKSVRGFTPEFGENCFLADNATIIGDVKMGNECSIWFGTILRGDVNSIRIGNRVNIQDGSVLHTLYEKSTIEIGNNVSVGHNVTIHGATIKDYALVGMGSTILDHAVIGEGAIVAAGSLVLSNTIIEPGSIWGGVPAKFIKKVDPEQAKELNEKIAHNYLMYSDWYK; encoded by the coding sequence ATGGCATTAATAAAATCAGTGCGCGGATTTACGCCGGAGTTTGGTGAGAATTGTTTCTTAGCAGACAATGCAACTATTATTGGTGATGTTAAAATGGGAAATGAATGCAGTATTTGGTTTGGTACAATATTGCGTGGTGATGTAAACTCTATACGTATTGGAAATAGAGTAAACATTCAAGATGGATCTGTTTTGCATACCTTATACGAAAAGTCTACTATTGAAATTGGAAATAATGTTTCAGTGGGTCACAATGTTACTATTCATGGTGCAACAATAAAAGACTATGCATTGGTTGGGATGGGCTCAACTATTCTTGATCATGCTGTTATAGGTGAAGGAGCTATTGTTGCTGCCGGATCTTTGGTGTTAAGTAACACAATAATTGAACCTGGTAGTATTTGGGGAGGTGTTCCTGCTAAGTTTATTAAAAAGGTAGATCCCGAGCAGGCGAAGGAGCTGAATGAAAAAATTGCTCATAACTATCTTATGTACTCTGATTGGTATAAGTAG